TCATGGTCGTGACGTCGTCCCCGTCCACCCGCACCCCGTAGCGCACGCCGTCGAAGCGGGCCAGGTTGGCCGACGCCTCGGCCGGGGCGATGAGGTAGTAGGCGTCGATCCCGTAGGCGAAGGTGGGCAGCGACACCTCCCCCACTTCGGCCCCCAGCTTCTCCAGCAACCCGATGCACTCCTCGACCCGGGCCCGGACCCCGTCCTGCAGCCCGGCGGCCATCAGCTCGGTGGGGATCCCGATGCGCATCCCTCGCACGCCGGCGTCGATCCCCTCGGCGAAGTCGGGGACCGGGGTAGGCAGCGAGGTGGCGTCGCGGGGGTCGTGGCCGGCGATGACCCCGAGGAGCAGCGCGGCGTCCCGCACGCACCGGGTGAACGGCCCGGCCTGGTCCAGCGACGAGGCGAACGCGATCAGGCCCGACCGGGAGACCAGCCCGTAGGTGGGCTTCAGCCCCACCACCCCGCACAGCGAGGCGGGCTGGCGGATGCTCCCGCCGGTGTCGGTGCCGATCGACCACACCGCCTCACCCGCCGCCACCGCCGCCGCACTGCCCCCCGATGACCCCCCCGGCACCTTGGCGGTGTCCCACGGGTTGCGGGTGGGGCCGAACGCCGAGTTTTCGGTGGACGACCCCATGGCGAACTCGTCGAGGTTGGTCTTGCCGATCACCGGCAGGCCGGCCCCGGCGATGCGGGTGGCGACGGTGGCCGAGTAGGGCGGCACGTAGTTGGCCAGCAACGCTGACCCCGCCGTGGTGCGTACGCCCTGGGTGCAGATGATGTCCTTGATGGCGATGGGCACCCCGGCCAGCGGGCCGGGATCCTCGCCGCCCGCTCGGCGAGCGTCCACCTCGGCGGCGGTCCCGAGGGCGTCCTCGGACGTGCGGGTCAGGTAGGCGCCGATGCCCGCCTCCACCGCTTCGACCCGCTCCAGCACCGACGTGGTGACCTCGGTGGCGCTGACCTCCCCAGCCTGGAGCAGCCCCGCCAGCTCGGTGGCCGTCCGGGCCCAGAGCGGGGCGCTCACGCCTCCCCCTCCGCCGGCTCCTCCTCGAGGATCCGGGGCACCCGGAAGTGGCCGTCCTCGGCCGCCGGGGCGTTGGCCAGCGCCGCCTCGTGCGAGAGGCAGGGGGCGGGGAAGTTGGGCTCGTCGGGCCGGAAGACGTTGCGCAACGGCAGCGGGTGCGACGTCGGCTCGACGCCCTCGGTGTCCAACGACGTCACCCGGGCGGCGTGCTCCAGGATGCGGCCGAGCTGGTCGCCGAAGAGGGCGATCTCGTCCTCGGTGAGCGCCAGGCGGGCGAGGCGGGCGACGTGCTCGACGTCGGCTCGGCTGATTCCCATAGTCGAGGGATTGTACGGGGAGCCGCCCCGGGCGGGGGCATACCGGAACCGGGCGCCAAACCCGTCGGATGCGGCCCGATGCCGTTTCGATCGGTGGACGTTACCCGGCCACCCACCCGGCCCGCCACCCCTTGTCCGGCCCCGCGCTACGCTGGGAGTTGTGACGTTGACGTCCTTCCCTGGCGCTCTGCACCCGGCTCCGCTGCCCCCACCGGTCCGGCCCCAGGGACCCGCCCCGCGATGATCCTGGCCCTGTGCGCCGGGCGGTCGGCGCCCCCCGAACTGCGTGCCCGGCTCGCCTACGACGAGCCCACCCAGCGAGCCCTGTTGCAGGCCGAGCGGCCCGGGGTCGGCGAGTTGGCCATCCTGTGCACCTGCCACCGCACCGAGGCCTACCTCACCTCGGCGGGGGCGGAGTCCGAGGCGATCCACGGCCTGGCGGCCATCCTGCCCGGCCTGCTGCCCACCGACCAGAACGACCTCCAGATCCTCGAGGGCCTGGAGGCCATCGAGCACCTGTTCCGGGTGTCGTGCGGGCTGGACTCCCAGGTGCTGGGCGAGCCGCAGGTGCTCGGCCAGGTCCGGCGGGCCTTCGTCCTGGCCAAGGAGGTTGGCTCCACCGGGCCGGCCCTCTCCAACATCTTCGGCCGGGCGATGCGCCTCGGGAAGCGGGTGCGGTCCGAGACCGAACTGGGCCGGGCGGGCCACAGCATCGGCTCGATCGCCGCCCACCACGTCCAGGAGCGGCTCGGCAGCCTGGAGGGCCGCAGCGGTGCCATCGTGGGTGCCGGTGAGGCCGCCGAGGACGCCGCCCTGCGCCTGCACGCCCTCGGTGCCCGCCTCGCCGTGGTCAGCCGCCAGAAGGGCTCCGCCGCACGGCTGGCCGAAACCATCGACGGCACCCCCTTCGCCCTCACCGAGCTGGCCGAGGTGATGGGCAAGAGCGACTTCGCCGTGGTGGCGGTCTCCGGGGGCATCGTGGTGCGGCCCCGGCACATCCCGGAACGCCAGGCCGATGACCGATTCCTGATCCTCGACCTCTCGGTCCCC
This genomic interval from Actinomycetota bacterium contains the following:
- the gatA gene encoding Asp-tRNA(Asn)/Glu-tRNA(Gln) amidotransferase subunit GatA; this translates as MSAPLWARTATELAGLLQAGEVSATEVTTSVLERVEAVEAGIGAYLTRTSEDALGTAAEVDARRAGGEDPGPLAGVPIAIKDIICTQGVRTTAGSALLANYVPPYSATVATRIAGAGLPVIGKTNLDEFAMGSSTENSAFGPTRNPWDTAKVPGGSSGGSAAAVAAGEAVWSIGTDTGGSIRQPASLCGVVGLKPTYGLVSRSGLIAFASSLDQAGPFTRCVRDAALLLGVIAGHDPRDATSLPTPVPDFAEGIDAGVRGMRIGIPTELMAAGLQDGVRARVEECIGLLEKLGAEVGEVSLPTFAYGIDAYYLIAPAEASANLARFDGVRYGVRVDGDDVTTMNSRTRAAGFGAEVKRRIMLGTYSLSAGYYDAYYGKAQKVRTLIINDFARAYGSFDLLVSPTSPTTAFGFGERTQDPLTMYLSDVCTVPTSLAGACAISIPCGLAAEDGLPVGLQVMGQALDEVRVLRAAYALEQELGFKAEPPGWVAG
- the gatC gene encoding Asp-tRNA(Asn)/Glu-tRNA(Gln) amidotransferase subunit GatC, coding for MGISRADVEHVARLARLALTEDEIALFGDQLGRILEHAARVTSLDTEGVEPTSHPLPLRNVFRPDEPNFPAPCLSHEAALANAPAAEDGHFRVPRILEEEPAEGEA
- the hemA gene encoding glutamyl-tRNA reductase → MILALCAGRSAPPELRARLAYDEPTQRALLQAERPGVGELAILCTCHRTEAYLTSAGAESEAIHGLAAILPGLLPTDQNDLQILEGLEAIEHLFRVSCGLDSQVLGEPQVLGQVRRAFVLAKEVGSTGPALSNIFGRAMRLGKRVRSETELGRAGHSIGSIAAHHVQERLGSLEGRSGAIVGAGEAAEDAALRLHALGARLAVVSRQKGSAARLAETIDGTPFALTELAEVMGKSDFAVVAVSGGIVVRPRHIPERQADDRFLILDLSVPRAVDVDGRTDVELRSLEEIPGPRNPEVAGGQEAAEALLAAEMAQMERWLETRASGPAIQRLRSQAEAVVADEVARAAAGLDAEDPARARLATLGTRIANKLLHGPTAALRDSDSETRTAIMRLFGLD